From the genome of Geobacter sp. SVR, one region includes:
- a CDS encoding DUF485 domain-containing protein: MAEKQYDWSAIAKNPKFIELHHKKSAFLFGWWIFSSVYYFLLPIGAAYAPGLFKVKIIGVVNFGYVFALSQFFVSWALALYYAHVANKDFDRLTRELVDELHL, from the coding sequence ATGGCAGAAAAACAGTATGATTGGTCCGCAATCGCCAAAAATCCGAAGTTCATCGAACTCCACCACAAAAAATCAGCCTTCCTGTTCGGCTGGTGGATCTTCTCCAGTGTCTATTATTTCCTGCTCCCCATCGGGGCAGCGTATGCTCCCGGTCTTTTCAAGGTCAAGATCATCGGCGTCGTCAACTTCGGTTACGTTTTCGCACTGTCCCAGTTCTTCGTCTCCTGGGCTCTGGCGCTGTACTACGCTCATGTTGCCAACAAGGATTTCGACCGCCTGACCAGGGAACTGGTCGATGAACTTCATCTCTAA
- a CDS encoding cation acetate symporter: MTFKKIIIAATLTLSVAAAAFAEEPKKAPAAPGAAPVAAAPAAGAPAAAPAVAAPAAQAPAPAAAPAPAAPAKKKELKANKAITLTMFTAIIAITMGVVVWAAKQTKTAADFYAAGGGITGTQNGWAIAGDYMSAASFLGISGMISLYGYDGFMYSVGWLVAYITVLLIVAEPCRNAGKYTLGDILSFRTDPKPVRAVAALSTVAVSTFYLTAQMVGAGKLMALLVGISYKTSVIGVGILMVGYVVFGGMTATTWVQIIKAGLLMSGAFLLSFLVMMKAGFNPIGFFSDIVNNPNIQDHVSKLVLKDGITLTGADAGQRFLEPALFMKAPLDQISLGMALVLGTAGMPHILMRFFTVPTAQAARKSVIIAMFIIGGFYVLTTLLGFGAAIHVTPQGITAVDAGGNMATLLLAQQLGADIAPIIGDIFLAFLCSVAFATILAVVSGLVLAASAAIAHDIYVNVIKDGHADQHEQVMAARITSFVVGAVGIVIGIAAEKQNVAHLVALAFAVASSGNLPVVVLSLFWRKFNTAGVISGLVVGTVASIGLVMVSPNMTYPKVVAAGAQKVITAMEKKQAALPPGAQLEEKDAKALEKAKADYEKNKDGKSIMGLDAPLLKLKNPGIISIPLGFLAAILGCLAFPNRRSEEMFDEVYVRQNTGLGMAKAIDH, from the coding sequence ATGACCTTCAAAAAGATTATCATTGCCGCAACACTGACCCTTTCCGTCGCCGCAGCCGCCTTTGCTGAAGAGCCGAAGAAAGCTCCGGCCGCCCCCGGCGCAGCCCCTGTTGCCGCCGCTCCTGCCGCTGGCGCGCCTGCCGCCGCACCGGCAGTCGCCGCTCCCGCGGCTCAGGCCCCGGCTCCGGCTGCCGCCCCTGCCCCGGCCGCTCCGGCGAAAAAGAAAGAACTCAAGGCCAACAAGGCTATTACCCTGACCATGTTCACCGCCATTATCGCCATCACCATGGGAGTGGTTGTCTGGGCCGCCAAACAGACCAAGACAGCGGCCGACTTCTACGCCGCCGGCGGCGGCATCACCGGTACCCAGAACGGCTGGGCCATTGCCGGCGACTACATGTCGGCTGCCTCCTTCCTCGGGATTTCCGGCATGATCTCCCTGTACGGCTATGACGGGTTCATGTACTCCGTCGGCTGGCTGGTGGCCTACATCACCGTGCTCCTGATCGTGGCCGAGCCCTGCCGTAACGCCGGCAAGTACACCCTGGGGGACATCCTCTCCTTCCGCACCGATCCCAAGCCGGTCCGCGCCGTGGCTGCCCTCTCCACCGTGGCTGTTTCCACCTTCTACCTGACCGCACAGATGGTCGGCGCAGGCAAGCTGATGGCCCTGCTGGTCGGTATCTCCTACAAGACCTCGGTCATCGGCGTGGGCATACTGATGGTCGGCTACGTCGTTTTCGGCGGCATGACCGCCACCACCTGGGTTCAGATCATCAAGGCCGGCCTGCTCATGAGCGGCGCCTTCCTGCTCTCGTTCCTGGTCATGATGAAGGCCGGCTTCAACCCGATCGGCTTCTTCAGCGACATCGTCAACAACCCCAACATACAGGATCACGTTTCCAAACTGGTGCTGAAGGACGGCATCACTCTGACCGGAGCGGATGCCGGCCAGCGCTTCCTTGAGCCGGCCCTGTTCATGAAGGCTCCGCTCGACCAGATCTCGCTCGGTATGGCCCTGGTGCTCGGTACCGCCGGCATGCCGCACATCCTGATGCGCTTCTTCACCGTGCCGACCGCCCAGGCCGCACGTAAGTCCGTTATCATCGCCATGTTCATCATCGGCGGCTTCTACGTTCTGACCACCCTGCTCGGCTTTGGCGCCGCCATCCACGTTACCCCCCAGGGCATTACCGCTGTCGACGCCGGCGGCAACATGGCCACCCTGCTCCTGGCCCAGCAGCTGGGTGCCGATATCGCACCGATCATCGGCGACATTTTCCTGGCCTTCCTCTGCTCGGTTGCCTTCGCCACCATCCTGGCTGTCGTTTCCGGCCTGGTACTGGCCGCTTCGGCCGCCATCGCCCACGACATCTACGTCAACGTGATCAAAGATGGCCACGCCGACCAGCATGAGCAGGTCATGGCCGCCCGCATCACCTCCTTCGTGGTCGGTGCTGTCGGCATCGTCATCGGCATCGCCGCCGAGAAGCAGAACGTCGCCCACCTGGTGGCCCTGGCCTTTGCCGTGGCCTCCTCCGGCAACCTGCCGGTGGTCGTGCTGTCGCTCTTCTGGCGCAAGTTCAACACCGCCGGCGTCATCTCCGGCCTGGTGGTCGGCACTGTCGCCTCCATCGGCCTGGTCATGGTATCGCCCAACATGACCTATCCCAAGGTGGTCGCTGCCGGCGCCCAGAAGGTGATTACCGCCATGGAGAAGAAACAGGCTGCCCTGCCTCCGGGCGCCCAGCTTGAAGAGAAGGATGCCAAGGCCCTTGAAAAGGCCAAGGCCGATTACGAGAAGAACAAGGACGGCAAGTCCATCATGGGTCTTGACGCTCCGCTGCTGAAGCTGAAGAACCCGGGCATCATCTCGATCCCGCTCGGCTTCCTGGCCGCCATTCTCGGCTGCCTGGCCTTCCCGAACCGTCGTTCCGAAGAGATGTTCGACGAGGTCTATGTCCGCCAGAACACCGGCCTCGGCATGGCCAAGGCCATCGATCACTGA
- a CDS encoding putative nucleotidyltransferase substrate binding domain-containing protein: MTFNDTLSAIPELHRITRYCEAEEVGLLLRDLRNVLEQDRRQMLAWSEEYEDLLARVQDADSGVLTSIHQDLNRVETERFLLSYSVTALHANCTHYRDLIAARTMTLVSAEMAAAGRQPPPVPCALLSMGSDGRQEQTLITDQDYLIVYGDGGGETADLYFKDFSDLLVDKLEEAGFKKCTGDIMPSNPTWRGSYSQWRKRLLAIVRYEFDDYAKNMMDLIVLSDARYVAGDRELAEQLAGMIRTMEQDYFQVLWGMAKAATEMRLALGFLKRLWTESSGEHKGEFNLKLLAWAPLVMNIRILAINQGIPATNTVERISLLEREGSFSASVAQELRTAYHILTKHRILLQIKVLKGIQNDAYHLNPYQLPAAEREKIRHGLIKIEELQKVIHSNFSIV, encoded by the coding sequence ATGACCTTCAACGACACGCTATCCGCTATTCCGGAATTGCACCGGATCACCCGCTACTGCGAAGCGGAAGAGGTCGGCCTGCTGCTGCGGGACCTCCGCAACGTACTGGAGCAGGACCGCCGGCAAATGCTTGCATGGTCCGAAGAATATGAAGATCTGCTGGCGCGGGTCCAGGATGCCGACTCCGGCGTCCTGACCTCCATCCATCAGGACTTGAACCGCGTCGAAACCGAGCGTTTCCTGCTGAGCTATTCGGTAACAGCCCTGCATGCCAACTGCACCCATTATCGCGACCTGATAGCCGCTCGCACCATGACACTGGTGTCCGCCGAAATGGCTGCTGCCGGCCGCCAGCCCCCTCCGGTGCCCTGCGCCCTGCTCAGCATGGGCAGCGATGGCCGCCAGGAACAGACACTGATCACAGATCAGGACTATCTCATCGTCTACGGCGATGGGGGGGGCGAAACGGCTGATCTCTATTTCAAGGACTTCTCCGATCTGCTGGTAGACAAGCTGGAAGAAGCGGGATTCAAGAAATGCACCGGCGATATCATGCCGAGCAACCCCACCTGGCGCGGATCGTATTCCCAGTGGCGCAAACGCCTGTTGGCCATCGTGCGGTACGAGTTCGACGACTATGCCAAAAACATGATGGATCTCATCGTCCTGTCCGATGCCCGCTATGTGGCCGGTGACCGGGAGTTGGCCGAACAGCTGGCCGGTATGATCAGAACGATGGAGCAGGATTATTTCCAGGTACTATGGGGCATGGCCAAGGCAGCCACGGAGATGAGGCTGGCACTCGGATTTCTGAAGCGGCTCTGGACCGAAAGCAGTGGAGAGCACAAGGGGGAGTTCAACCTGAAGCTGCTGGCCTGGGCTCCGCTGGTGATGAACATCCGGATTCTGGCGATCAATCAGGGCATACCGGCCACCAATACCGTGGAACGCATCTCCCTCCTGGAAAGAGAGGGCAGCTTTTCAGCTTCGGTAGCCCAAGAGCTCCGGACCGCCTATCATATTCTCACCAAACATCGCATCCTGCTGCAGATCAAGGTGCTGAAGGGCATCCAGAACGATGCCTATCATCTCAATCCTTATCAGCTTCCCGCTGCCGAACGGGAAAAGATACGCCACGGCCTGATCAAGATCGAGGAACTGCAGAAAGTCATCCATTCCAACTTTTCGATTGTCTGA
- a CDS encoding cytochrome C, translated as MSVLVSLRGLVLSAAVTCLLSAAAFGAEPAQKPALSNADCIKCHAGPVADIESNGGAHKTSVTCQDCHTGHPPAVRKVIPECSSCHSGKPHYNLSACMRCHNNPHTPKIIKLSNNITEECLGCHNQQIVKLKQVKSKHSSLACSFCHNVHGKIPQCTQCHKPHSADMTATDCKRCHQAHMPTVVTYPSDTPNKMCAACHTKPAAVLAASDAKHKVVACVTCHRDKHKMVPTCQSCHGSPHPAGMLARFNKCGDCHNTAHNLNHWDPAQKKSETPAAPAKKSKKK; from the coding sequence ATGAGCGTACTGGTATCGTTGAGAGGATTGGTGCTGTCTGCGGCAGTGACATGCCTGCTGTCGGCGGCTGCGTTCGGCGCGGAGCCCGCGCAGAAACCGGCATTGAGCAATGCCGATTGCATCAAGTGTCATGCAGGCCCCGTTGCGGATATTGAATCCAATGGAGGTGCTCACAAGACCAGTGTTACTTGCCAGGATTGCCACACGGGCCACCCGCCGGCGGTCAGGAAAGTCATTCCCGAATGCAGCTCGTGTCACAGCGGCAAACCTCACTACAACCTGTCCGCGTGCATGCGCTGCCACAACAATCCCCACACACCCAAGATCATCAAGTTGTCCAACAATATCACCGAAGAATGCCTCGGTTGTCACAACCAGCAGATTGTCAAGCTGAAGCAGGTCAAGAGCAAGCACTCCAGCCTTGCCTGCAGCTTCTGCCACAATGTTCACGGCAAGATTCCGCAGTGTACGCAGTGCCACAAACCGCACAGTGCCGATATGACGGCAACCGATTGCAAACGCTGCCATCAGGCTCATATGCCGACAGTGGTTACCTATCCATCCGACACACCCAATAAGATGTGCGCTGCCTGCCACACGAAACCTGCCGCGGTTCTGGCTGCCAGCGATGCGAAACATAAGGTCGTGGCCTGCGTGACCTGCCACAGGGACAAGCACAAGATGGTGCCGACCTGCCAGAGCTGCCATGGGTCGCCGCATCCGGCCGGCATGCTGGCCCGTTTCAACAAGTGCGGCGACTGCCACAATACGGCACATAACCTTAACCATTGGGATCCGGCCCAGAAGAAATCGGAAACTCCGGCCGCACCCGCCAAGAAAAGCAAAAAGAAATAA
- a CDS encoding HU family DNA-binding protein encodes MKKADLVAKMAEAAGITKKQADLALNGFIAETTAAIKAGDKVTLVGFGSFSSVTRSARTGRNPQTGKALKIPAKTSGKFTPGKDLRDLKVKPAKKK; translated from the coding sequence ATGAAAAAGGCAGATCTGGTGGCAAAGATGGCAGAAGCCGCGGGGATTACAAAAAAACAGGCCGATCTGGCGCTGAACGGTTTTATTGCGGAAACTACTGCTGCAATCAAGGCTGGCGACAAAGTCACTCTGGTCGGATTTGGCAGCTTCAGCTCCGTTACCCGTAGCGCCCGGACCGGCCGGAATCCTCAGACTGGCAAAGCCCTCAAAATTCCTGCCAAGACCTCCGGAAAATTCACACCGGGCAAAGACCTGAGGGACCTGAAGGTAAAACCGGCCAAAAAGAAGTAA
- a CDS encoding TVP38/TMEM64 family protein has product MKYRKQLVVALFLGVLILLARFLLQDDLLTISYLQEHKQALLGYIGQHYAYAAAGFMLLYLATAFFLPGALVLTVAGGMAFGTLPAMIFINIAATSGATLAFIATRFVIGDWLQVRFSRHLERFNREIARHGPRYLLILRILPVIPFFAVNYCAAITRIRLSTFIWTTSVGVLPGSFVYAFAGAQMRMAEELQEIASWKVVSALLLVCLFILFPVILRHLSSRE; this is encoded by the coding sequence ATGAAATACCGGAAGCAGCTTGTTGTTGCGCTGTTCTTAGGCGTATTGATCCTGCTGGCGAGGTTCCTGCTGCAGGATGACCTTCTTACAATAAGCTATCTGCAGGAGCACAAACAGGCATTGCTGGGCTACATAGGGCAGCATTACGCGTATGCAGCGGCCGGCTTCATGCTGCTCTACCTTGCCACCGCTTTCTTTCTTCCGGGAGCCCTGGTGCTGACCGTGGCCGGCGGGATGGCGTTCGGTACGTTGCCCGCGATGATTTTCATAAATATCGCCGCAACCAGCGGGGCTACACTTGCGTTCATCGCTACCCGCTTTGTGATCGGAGACTGGCTTCAGGTGCGTTTCAGCCGGCACCTGGAGCGTTTCAACAGGGAAATAGCCCGGCATGGTCCGCGGTACCTGCTGATCCTGCGCATCCTGCCGGTCATTCCGTTTTTTGCCGTCAATTACTGCGCCGCGATCACCAGAATACGGTTGTCCACCTTTATCTGGACGACATCGGTCGGCGTATTGCCCGGTTCTTTCGTGTACGCCTTCGCAGGAGCACAGATGCGCATGGCGGAAGAACTGCAGGAGATAGCATCATGGAAAGTGGTCTCGGCATTGCTGCTTGTCTGTCTGTTTATCCTGTTTCCCGTCATTCTTCGACACCTGTCATCACGAGAGTGA
- a CDS encoding endonuclease/exonuclease/phosphatase family protein, whose product MSKTFSVMTYNVHSGIGMDGKVSPLRIADVIDECNPDIVALQELDSGLHRTEMIDQAHLIALTLNMSYHFHSSIQVEGGGYGNAVLSRYPLRLVKAGALPSEPLNPFFEPRGAVWAMVELNGQALQIVSTHFGLNRQERKSQATSITGPEWLGHPECRPPVVFCGDLNSLPGSPPYRSITRHLHDAQRCLKGNRPRGTWPVRLPLMRIDHLFISSDLRVLKVAVPRTPLTRIASDHYPLVVTLELP is encoded by the coding sequence ATGTCAAAAACCTTCTCCGTTATGACGTACAACGTTCACAGCGGCATCGGAATGGATGGTAAGGTTTCGCCATTGCGGATAGCCGATGTGATCGACGAATGCAATCCCGACATCGTCGCATTGCAGGAGCTGGATTCCGGTCTGCACCGCACGGAAATGATCGACCAGGCCCATCTGATCGCCTTGACGCTGAACATGTCCTATCATTTTCACTCCTCCATCCAGGTCGAAGGAGGAGGATACGGGAACGCGGTTCTGAGCCGCTATCCGCTCCGGCTGGTAAAGGCCGGAGCCCTTCCCAGCGAGCCCTTGAATCCCTTTTTTGAACCGCGCGGGGCCGTCTGGGCAATGGTGGAGCTAAACGGCCAGGCGCTGCAGATAGTATCCACCCACTTCGGCCTGAACCGGCAGGAACGGAAAAGCCAGGCAACGTCAATCACCGGGCCGGAATGGCTGGGACATCCGGAGTGTCGTCCCCCGGTCGTTTTTTGTGGAGATCTGAACTCCCTGCCAGGCTCGCCCCCCTACCGCTCCATCACCAGACACCTGCACGATGCGCAGCGCTGCCTGAAAGGCAACCGTCCCCGCGGAACCTGGCCGGTACGCCTGCCCCTCATGCGCATCGACCATCTCTTCATCTCATCCGACCTGCGGGTCTTGAAGGTAGCGGTGCCCAGGACGCCACTTACCAGAATTGCTTCAGACCATTACCCGCTGGTCGTCACGTTGGAGCTGCCATGA